ACATAGGCCTGGGAGGGGAGCCTGTGGATGAGGTGGAACCATGAGCAGAGGGTTCCCTAAGATGAGGGTGGAGCAGATGAGGGTCAAGCATCATGGCACTCACAATATGCATGGAGGGGTCCCAGGAAGGAGCTCTGAGATGGAGGTCTGGAGATGGTGCTGCCATGGAGCAGTGAGCAGAGTGAGTTTCCTGTAGGTGCAGAgaaaggtggggagggggtgctGGGGCCTGCAGGGGGAAGTTTGGTCAGGGCAAAGCTGGTTGTTAGGGACAGGCCAGTTGTGAGAGGTGAGGGAGGCGAGCCCCACGCTGGCTTCCAGGGAGTCCTTCTAGAAGCCCCATGCACTGTACCCCTACCCTCTGCAGGCCAATGAGACCTTTGCCTTTGTGGGCAACGTGACTCACTATGCCCAGGTTTGGCTCAACATCTCAGCAGAGATCCGCAGCTTCCTGGAGCAAGGCAGGCTGCAGCAGCACCTGCATTGGCTGCAGCAGGTACAGGGGACAGCAGTGGGCCGCACAGGGAGTCCCTCTTTGCTCAGGCCACAGGCATAGGCCACCCTCTGAGCTGATCTTGTACTCCCAGTATGTGGCAGAGCTGCGGCTGCATCCTGAAGCACTGAACCTGTCACTGGACGAGCTGCCACCAGCCTTACGCCAGGACAACTTCTCACTGCCCAATGGCTCTGCCCTTCTGCAGCAGCTGGACACTATTGACAATGCAGCCTGTGGCTGGATCCAGTTTATGTCCAAGGTGGGGTGTGCGAGCCTGGGAGGGGGTGCCTATGCACACCCAGGACCAGCTCCAACAATGCCCGCACCTTAGGTGAGCGTGGACATCTTCAAGGGCTTTCCTGATGAGGAGAGCATTGTCAACTACACACTTAATCAGGCCTACCAGGATAATGTCACTGTGTTTGCCAGTAAGCCAACTGCCCTTCCTCGGGGTTGCACGCAGCTCTGCCCCTCCAGCATGGCCCCACAGACCCCCCTTTTATCCCCTCACTCTTTGGTTCTCCTTGACCCTGCTGCCTTCACTTGCCCCCATCTGCCCCTTCTTTGTCCCTTCTTCCCCACTCCAGCCCCAACCCCCAGTGCTGGCCATGTCCCACAACCTgctccttcctttcctcactgCTCCCAAACCTTGCCATCTCCACCTGTCCTCCATGCCTCCACCCAGCCACCTGCTTCTGTGTAgctcacctcatcctcccagtcCTGCCCGTCTGTACCTTGGCCCCACCTAATCCCCTGTAGTCCTGCCCTCCACCCAACCTGCTTCTGGTCCCCAGGTGTGATCTTCCAGACTCGGAAGGATGGCTCCCTTCCACCCCATGTTCACTACAAGATCCGACAGAACTCCAGCTTCACTGAGAAAACCAACGAAATCCGCAGGGCCTATTGGCGGCCAGGGCCCAACACTGGTGGCCGTTTCTACTTCCTCTATGGCTTTGTCTGGATCCAGGGTGAGGGGCCAGGCTGAAGGGAGGAGatgggggggagaggggagagggcaggggaagTGGTTTAGAGGCAAGAGCTAAGAGGGAGCCCTGATGGCTGGCTGTCTCTGCAGACATGATGGAGCGTGCCATCATCAACACCTTTGTGGGGCACGATGTGGTAGAGCCCGGCAGCTATGTGCAGATGTTCCCCTACCCCTGCTACACGCGGGACGAGTAAGTGCCAACATGAGGGCTGGGTGAGCTTGGGTCATGCACTCCCTCACCTTGTGCCCTACTGTGCCCCACCCCAGCTTCCTGTTTGTCATTGAGCACATGATGCCGCTCTGCATGGTGATCTCCTGGGTCTACTCTGTGGCCATGACCATCCAGCACATCGTGGCAGAGAAGGAACACCGGCTCAAGGAGGTGGGCGGGGCAGGGAGCGGGTATCCCTCCAGGCTGGCCGGTGGGACAGTGATCCACACTGGAGCCATGTCCCAAAGCCCCATGCACACACCCATAGGTGATGAAGACTATGGGGCTGAACAACGCCGTGCACTGGGTGGCCTGGTTCATCACAGGCTTTGTGCAACTGTCCATCTCTGTGTCGGCGCTCACCGCCATCCTCAAGTACGGCCAGGTCCTCATGCACAGCCACGTGCTCATCATCTGGCTCTTCTTAGCCGTCTACGCTGTGGCCACCATCATGTTCTGGTGAGTACTGGCTAGTGGGCAGGAGGGAGCCTGTGTGGGAACTGGCTGGGCCATCCACTAGCTTGACCCACACTCAGCAACAGTGGGGTATCCCTCAAGTTCACTGCCAAATGTGTGTACACCCTCTTGGAGTGCCTCTGGACCCCAGCAGGGGCTGCTGAGGAGGGCCTGGGCACCAGACTGGGGGTCTGGGTGCTGATGACCCACCGGGCCCTGCCCCAGCTTCCTCGTGTCTGTGCTGTACTCCAAGGCCAAGTTGGCCTCAGCCTGTGGTGGCATCATCTACTTCCTGAGCTACGTCCCCTACATGTATGTGGCAATACGTGAGGAAGTGGCCCACGATAAGATCACTGCCTTCGAGAAGTGCATTGCGGTGAGGGCCCTGGGCAGGCAGGGCGAGGCCAGGGGTGGGGAtgtccctgccctcccccactGACACCACTGCCCCCCCAGTCCCTGATGTCCACAACAGCCTTTGGCCTGGGCTCCAAGTACTTCGCCCTGTATGAGGTGGCGGGTGTGGGCATCCAGTGGCACACGTTCAGCCAGTCCCCCGTGGAAGGGGACGATTTCAACCTGCTCCTTGCTGTCACCATGCTGATGGTGGACGCCATTGTCTATGGAGTACTCACGTGGTACATCGAGGCTGTGCACCCAGGTACTGGCCAACCCTGTGGAGGTAGGGGACAGGGGCTGGTTCTCTGGGCTTCCTCCTAGATGTGGCACATACGGACAGCTTCCTGGGTGGTCACGGGGCCCATGTGGTGGACGGTCACCCACAAGCCCTAGGTCAGCCTCCCGTCCCCTCCTCGGCCCCTAGGTATGTATGGGCTGCCCCGGCCCTGGTACTTCCCACTGCAGAAGTCTTACTGGCTGGGCAGTGGGCGGACAGAAGCGTGGGAGTGGAGCTGGCCATGGGCACGTGCCCCCCGCCTCAGCATCGTGGAGGAAGATCAGGCCTGCGCCATGGAGAGCCGGCGCCTTGGTGAGTCAGGATGCAGTGTTGGGTGGGGCAGGGGCCGGAACTGAGGGTCCTGGACTGCTCTTGTCCTGCTAACTCCCTGCCTGCTACAGAGGAGACCCGTGGCATAGAGGAGGAGCCCACCCACCTGCCCCTGGTCGTGTGTGTGGACAAGCTCACCAAGGTCTACAAGGATGACAAGAAGCTGGCCTTGAACAAGCTAAGCCTAAACCTCTACGAGAACCAGGTGGTCTCCTTTCTGGGCCACAATGGGGCCGGCAAGACCACCACCATGTGCGTGTGCTATGGCCGCTGGCCGGAGCAGGAGTCCTCAGccagagggcagggtgggggtccCTGCAGGGGGTGTTGGGTCGtgaccccacctgcccacccagGTCCATCCTGACTGGCCTGTTCCCTCCAACGTCGGGTTCGGCCACCATCTATGGGCATGACATTCGCACAGAGATGGACGAGATCCGCAAGAACCTGGGCATGTGCCCCCAGCACAACGTGCTATTCGACCGGCTCACGGTGGAGGAGCATCTCTGGTTCTACTCCCGGCTCAAGAGCAGGGCACAGGAGGAGATCCGCAAGGAGACAGACAAGTGCGTGGGCGGGGTGGGTGGGCAGAGGGTCCGGGGTCCAGAAGGCCCGTCCCACGCCCTCCTTCCCTGTGCCCAGGATGATCGAGGACCTGGAGCTCTCCAACAAGCGGCACTCGCTGGTGCAGACGTTGTCAGGCGGCATGAAGCGCAAGCTGTCTGTGGCCATTGCCTTTGTAGGCGGCTCCCGCGCCATCATCCTGGACGAGCCCACTGCTGGCGTGGACCCCTATGCTCGCCGTGCCATCTGGGACCTCATCCTGAAATACAAGCCAGGTGAGCTGGCGTCAGGGCGCATGGGCACTGCTGGCCCTGCCCCACCTGCCAACACCTGACCCCAGATCTGCCTCCTCTAGGCCGTACCATCCTCCTGTCCACCCACCACATGGACGAGGCTGACCTGTTAGGAGACCGCATCGCCATCATCTCTCATGGGAAGCTCAAGTGCTGTGGCTCTCCACTCTTCCTCAAAGGCGCCTATGGAGATGGCTACCGCCTCACTCTAGTCAAGCGGCCTGCTGAGCCTAGGGGCCCCCAAGGTCTGTGCTGGCCCCTCCCCCAGAGGGCCCAAGCTGGGGAGGCCAGACCTGGACGCACGGTCACCAACTGTCATTGGTCTGGCTGGGATCTCACTGAGGGACCCTCTTTTCTGTCCCCAGAGCCAGTGCTGGCCTCAAGCCCCCCAGGCCGGGCCCAGCTGAGCAGCTGCTCTGAGCCGCAGGTGTCACAGTTCATCCGCAAACATGTGGCCTCCTGTCTGCTGGTCTCAGACACGAGCACAGAGCTCTCCTATATCCTGCCCAGCGAGGCTGCCCGAAAGGGGGCCTTCGAGCGCCTTTTCCAGGTGCGAGGGCAGAGCACAGGAGCATAGGCAAGGCAGGCCTGGCAGGTGGTCggtggggagaggcaggtgccccacccccaacactTGTGGGCAGCTTCCTCCGGCCTCTCCCACACAGCACCTGGAGCATAGCCTGGACGCCTTGCACCTGAGCAGCTTTGGGCTGATGGACACGACACTGGAAGAGGTGTTTCTCAAGGTGTCGGAGGAGGACCAGTCGCTGGAAAACAGCGAGGCCGGTGAGCAGCCCCAGAGCCACTGATGACCACCTGCCCCCAAGGCCTGAGTGTGGGCCAGGTGCTGGTCACTTTTTGGGCTTTGGGAGTACCAGTCCTGGATGGGAATGAGGGGCTGGGACTCTCCAGGGTGAGCCTGAGGTCCTGGTGAGTGGCCATGGTGGCCAGAGGACTTGACTAGTGGATGGGCCTAGGAGTCAGGCCAGGACTGGGGGCTGAGGCCTGTGCAGGCCTGGGGTGTGAACAGCCCTGAGCATCCCCCTACCATGGCAGATGTGAAGGAGTCCGGGAAGGACGTGCTGCCTGGGGTGGAGGGCCCAGCGTCCGGGGAGGCTCATGTTGGCAACCTGGCCCAGTGCTCGGAGCTGGCTCAGTCGCAGGCATCACTGCAGTCGGCGTCCTCAGTGGGCTCTGCCCGTGGTGATGAGGGAGCCGGCTACACTGATGTCTACAGCGACTACCGCCCACTCTTTGACAACCCACAAGACCCAGACAACGTCAGCTTGCAAGGTGGGTGCTGCTGGGCGAGGCcggaggtgggggagggcagaggaatgGCCTGGGGCCGCCTGCTCATGCCCCTCTCTGCACAGAGGCCGAGGCGGAGGTGCTCTCCCAGGTCGGCCAGGGCAGCTGCAGGCTGGAGGGCTGGTGGCTGACGGCACGCCAGTTCCATGGGCTGCTGGTCAAGCGCTTCCATTGCGCCCGCCGCAACTCCAAGGCGCTGTTCTCCCAGATCCTCCTGCCAGCCTTCTTTGTCTGCGTGGCCATGACTGTGGCCTTGTCTGTCCCCGAGATCGGTACGGCCACCAGGACCCGCGTCCGACCTCAGTAGGCTCTGGATTTGCCCTGTCTCAAGCCTCCTGGGACCTGAGGCCCCCTGGGCATTGGGAAGAGGGACATGAGACCTGGGGGCTCAGACAGGGGACCCATTCCACATTCCTGCTTACTTGACAGGTGACCTGCCCCCACTGGTGCTGTCGCCTTCTCAGTACCACAACTATACCCAGCCCCGTGGCAACTTTATCCCTTACGCCAACGAGGAGCGCAGGGAGGACCGGTGAGGCTGAGGGGATAGCCGCAGCAGGGGGGCTGGTGGGAGGGAGCCAGGCCTAACTCACTGTTGGTGCCCCTCAGACTGTGGCTGTCACCCGATGCCAGCCCCCAGCAGCTTGTGAGCACATTCCGGCTGCCATCAGGTGTAGGTGCCACTTGCGTGCTCAAGTCCCCCGCCAACGGCTCGCTGGGGCCCACGCTGAACCTGAGCAGTGGGGAGTCCCGCCTATTGGCTGCGCGGTTCTTCGACAGTATGTGCCTAGAGTCCTTCACTCAGGGGCTGCCGCTGTCGAACTTTGTGCCGCCCCCACCCTCGCCTGCCCCGTCCGACTCCCCTGTGTCCCCAGATGAAGACACGCTGCAGGCCTGGAATAACTCCCTGCCACCCACCTCCGGGCCAGGTAGCAGCTCATGGGGCCTGCTGGGGGGTGCGGGGGCAAGCAGTCTGTCTCACTGTGTCCACTGTGCCCGCAGAGCTGTGGACTTCAGCACCCTTGCTGCCGCGCCTTGTGCGGGAACCCGTCCGCTGCACCTGTTCTGCACAGGGCACCGGCTTCTCCTGCCCTAGCAGCGTGGGCGGGCACCCACCCCAAATGCGGGTGGTCACAGGAGACATCCTGACTGACGTCACTGGCCACAACGTCTCTGAGTACCTGCTCTTCACCTCAGACCGTTTCAGGCTGCACCGGTAAGCCAAGGGCAGGGTTGTGCATAGGGGCACTGCCCACTGCCTACCTAGCCTCATGGTTCTTTTGACCTGGTCTGACCAGGTATGGGGCTATTACCTTTGGCAATGTCCAGAAGTCCATCCCTGCTTCATTTGGTGCCAGGGCCCCACCCATGGTGCGGAAGATTGCCGTGCGCAGGGCAGCCCAGGTGAGCATGCCTGGCACTGGGGCTCCATGGTGTCCAGTGTTGCCCGTGGGCTACATTGACCCCCTGGGCCTTCTGCTTCCCAGGTTTTTTATAACAACAAGGGCTACCACAGCATGCCTACCTACCTGAACAGTCTCAACAATGCCATTCTGCGTGCCAACCTGCCCAAAAGCAAGGGCAACCCAGCGGCTTATGGTAAGTCAGACAGGGTAGGGGCCCAGGCAGGGGGGCTGGAGCAGGGGCCTGAGGCTGCCCTTCTTATGTACAGGCATCACTGTCACCAACCACCCCATGAACAAGACCAGCGCCAGCCTCTCCCTGGATTACCTGTATGTGTGGTAGGGGCAGGGCGGGTGGGGCCCCTCTGCAGCCCCTGGCTACACAGGACTGAGGGCTCTCTCACCTCCAGGCTGCAGGGCACGGATGTGGTCATCGCTATCTTCATCATCGTGGCCATGTCATTTGTGCCAGCCAGCTTCGTGGTCTTCCTAGTGGCTGAGAAGTCCACCAAGGCCAAGCACCTACAGTTCGTCAGCGGCTGCAACCCGGTTATCTACTGGCTGGCCAACTACGTGTGGGATATGGTGCGCCCCACATAGCTGTGGGGCTCCCCAAAAGCCCTGGGCCTTTCCCCTACTCTGTCCCCTGCACCCACCCTCCCCCATATCCCTCAccagctgcccctgcccctgcagcTCAACTACCTGGTCCCAGCCACCTGCTGCGTCATCATCCTGTTTGTGTTTGACCTGCCAGCCTACACGTCACCCACCAACTTCCCTGctgtcctctccctcttcctgctCTATGGGTAAGGGGGAGTGGGTGGAAGAGGGATTGTGGGAAGGGGCAGGGGCCTCCAGTGACTGCCACCCGCTGCCTGCCTGCCCACCCACAGGTGGTCCATCACCCCCATCATGTACCCAGCCTCCTTCTGGTTTGAGGTGCCCAGCTCTGCCTATGTCTTCCTCATTGTCATCAACCTCTTCATTGGCATCACAGCCACCGTGGCCACCTTCCTGCTGCAGCTCTTCGAGCACGACAAGGTGGGGCagcagggcagggggtggggacagCTGGGGCCTCAAGGTGGTGGGTGTTGAGGCCATGCTCGTGCCCCACCCATAGGACCTGAAAGTTGTCAATAGTTACCTGAAAAGCTGCTTCCTGGTCTTCCCCAACTATAACTTGGGCCATGGGCTCATGGAGATGGCCTACAATGAGTACATCAACGAATACCACGCCAAGATCGGTGAGCAGCCTGGGACTGGTGAGCAAGTGTGCGGAGTCCAGGTGAGGGGACTGACACAGGCCTTGCTGGCTACCCCTCAGGCCAGTTTGACAAGATGAAGTCTCCGTTCGAGTGGGACATTGTCACACGCGGGCTGGTGGCCATGACAGTTGAGGGCTTTGTGGGCTTCCTCCTCACCATCATGTGCCAGTACAACTTCCTGCGGCAGCCACAGTGAGTGGGGCTCCCCACCCTCCTGCCATGGTCACAGCTAGGGGCAAGTGGGTGTTGGCAGGGGTAAGGGCTGGGCACTGCCCACCCTGTCCTCCTAGGCGCATGCCCGTATCCACCAAGCCTGTGGAGGACGATGTGGACGTGGCCAATGAGCGGCAGCGGGTGCTTCGAGGGGATGCTGATAATGATATGGTCAAGATTGAAAACCTGACCAAGGTGAGCCTGGGTGGGATGGGCTCAGAGGCATGGGGCTGGGGGTTGGACAGGGcatggggggaggggatggggcagTTCCTGGGGTGAGGCTTAGGTGGGGGTGGGCTTTGGGCCTTACCTGGGGCACACCGCCCATGCCCTGCTGCCCCACTGAGTGGACAGCTCCCCTCTGCTAGGTCTACAAGTCCCGGAAGATCGGCCGCATCCTGGCTGTGGACCGCCTATGCCTGGGTGTTCGTCCTGGTGAGTGCTTTGGTCTCTTGGGTGTGAATGGCGCGGGCAAGACCAGCACCTTCAAGATGCTGACTGGCGACGAGAGTACAACGGGGGGCGAGGCCTTCGTGAATGGGCACAGGTGCTGCGGCATGCCTAGGTGGGCGGGGGGTGGGGTCCTGCGCTTCCCACACCTGACCCTGCCGCGTCCCCAGTGTGCTCAAGGAGCTGCTCCAGGTGCAGCAGAGCCTCGGCTACTGCCCGCAGTTTGATGCACTGTTTGACGAGCTCACGGCGCGGGAGCATCTGCAGCTGTACACGCGGCTGCGTGGCATCCCCTGGAAGGACGAGGCCCGGGTGAGGGCTGGTGGGCTGAAGCCAGGGGGCGGGTGGGGGGCGCCTGACGTCTGGCCCTGACCTCTGCCCTCCCTGGCCAGGTGGTGAAGTGGGCTCTGGAAAAGCTGGAGCTGACCAAGTACGCGGACAAGCCAGCTGGCACGTACAGTGGTGGCAACAAGCGGAAGCTGTCAACAGCCATTGCCCTCATTGGGTACCCAGCTTTCATCTTCCTGGTGAGCGAGGGGAGGGTGCGGGCCATCCAAGCCAGGTGGCCAGGAGTGCAGTCTGCTGAACCTTCCACCTGCCCCCAGGATGAACCCACCACAGGCATGGACCCCAAGGCCCGGCGCTTTCTCTGGAACCTCATTCTAGACCTCATCAAGACAGGGCGTTCGGTGGTGCTCACGTCACATAGGTATGGGTGTCCCCTTCTGTGGTCCCCCTCCGTGgtttcccaccccccaccccagcccccgtGCTAGCCTGAGCTCTGCCTGCAGCATGGAGGAGTGCGAGGCACTATGCACGCGCCTGGCCATCATGGTGAATGGGCGCCTGCGCTGTCTGGGCAGCATCCAGCACCTAAAGAACCGGTGAGCTTGGGGTCTGGGGCAGAGAGGGTCAGCAGCTGGGGCTTGCAGCCTGTGGGGTGTGAGCTCCAGGCAACGGGCCTATCCCACCAGGTTTGGAGACGGCTACATGATCACGGTGCGGACCAAGAGTAGCCAGAATGTGAAGGATGTGGTGCGGTTTTTCAACCGGAACTTCCCAGAGGCTGTGCTCAAGGTGGACATGTCCCCAAAgaggttggggtgggggcagcactGCCGAGCAGCCTCTGATCTCCCCAACCCCCAGGAGCGGCACCACACGAAAGTACAGTACCAGCTCAAGTCAGAGCACATCTCACTGGCCCAGGTGTTCAGCAAGATGGAGCAGGTGACAGGTGTGCTGGGTATTGAGGACTACTCGGTTAGCCAGACCACCCTGGACAATGTGAGTGTCACCTGTAGGGGCTCTGCACCCGTCTGGGcctgccccacccacccacctgtcCCACCACTTGCCTGCTCCAGTCTCTGGGTCTGGGCTGGCCCAGCCACCTGCCTTGCCCAGCTGGGTCTGGCCCCACCCTCCAGGTGTTTGTGAACTTCGCCAAGAAGCAGAGTGACAACCTGGAGCAGCAGGAGACGGAGCCCCCTTCTGCACTGCAGTCCCCTCTCAGCCATCTGCTCAGCCTGCTCCGGCCACACCCTACCCCCACAGAGCTCCGGGCCCTCGTGGCAGATGAGCCCGAGGACCTGGACACAGAGGACGAGGGACTCATCAGCTTCGAGGAGGAGCGGGTGAGCAAACTGCAGTGTCATGGCACTCGAGGTCCTGCAGAGTCAGGGTAGCTTGCCAGCTCTGCCCACTGAACCCAGGGGCTCCAGCTTCAGGGGCTTGGGGAGAACAGGACACCAGGTGGAGAGGGACCTGCACAGTGCTGAGGACTAGAGGGGaccaggaaaagggaaaggaatgaCCAACCACAGAGCCCAGACTTGCTGAGGCCTTCAAGGGGCTACAGGGGAAAGCAGAGATGGGGGCAGAAAGGACCAGTGTCTGGGGATGGGGGTGATGCAGACACAGTGGCCACCAGACTCGGCCAGGAGAGGCCACAGAAGAGTGCAGACTCCAAGAGAGCTCTGTCCAGACGGCTGTGCCAAAGCAAAGTCCAGCATGGTCACCCACAGCTGCCACCAGGGGGTGGCAGAGGTACCTCCCCACACCTGGCCTATCTGCTGTCTACCAGGCTCAGCTGTCCTTCAACACAGACACTCTCTGCTGACCACTATGACCGGGTCAAGGACTCATCTGTGGGGACAGAAGTTGGGCGGAGGCTGAGGCCCCACAGCAGCCCTGGTGTGTTATGGGAGGTTCAGGACCAAGAGGCCTGGACCTCCTCCCACTTGCCACCCATCCTTGGCCCTGCTTCATGGTCTCTGCAGCCATCTTACCCCAACTGTGCCAAAGGCTGGCCCTGCCCTGGGCTGCGCACACCCCTTACCCTGCTTTGCCTTAAAGTCTTGGGGACTGACCCGGTCTCTGCCCCTGCCCAGCTCTGTCCTCCCACCCCATGACACGGCAGTACTAGGCTCTGCCTGGCCCCCCGCAGCAGCACCCAGCCTGGCCAGCCTGGCCCTTCCAGTGACACTGACGTGCTGCCTCAGGGCCTGGGACTATAGGGGTGGGGGCTGTGTCTGTCCCATCCCAGTCTGGGTCCCTcctatttattttgctttgagaAGAGGCTCCCCTCACCCTGCTTTCCTGTGGGAAAATGACCATCCACGGGAAGCTATCAGCTTGGTTGGAGAGGGGCTGCCTCAGGCTGGCCAGTGGGTGACAGGAAGGGAGAAGCTGGCCTTGCTGTCCAGGCAAGGGGCCAGACTGCCCCCCCAACCATGTCCCCCCCCACCCAGCTTGGCCCCCACCCACCCTCCTGGGAGCCAGACTTGTACATAGCGCACagatgtttgttttaaataaataaataaacagaaatgcCCACAGCATCCTGCACATGGGTGGACTTCATGTAGAGGACAGGCCACTGGGCTGAGTCCATACCACCACTGACCCCTCACTCTGGCATTTCTGGAATCCCCTGCCCAGATGAGAGGGGAGGATGCCAGGTCAGCCTGGGGGGTGGGAGCTGTtgatctttcccttccttctctcatcCATAGCCTGGGCCCTGTGCAATGGGGCTTGTGGTGGGGGCTCTTCCCGTGCTGCCCCTTGCCCATCGGGTCTGGATTGACTTACTGAATGGCCTCCTTGACCCAGTGCTCATACAGGCTTTCAGGGGCATGTGCCTACTGGTCCCACCCAGGAGGGTGTGGGGAAGGCTTTCAGGAGGAGACAACCTCCAGGGGAGGCTGAAAGCCAGTAGATGGGTGTTCTCGAAGGGCCTATGCCAAGGGCCATGTCCCCTGGAGAGTCTCTAGCGAGGAATCCGAGTGTGCTGGGAGCAGGAGACAAGGCAGTGGGAGGAAGGATCCCCATAGCCAGACTCCCAGCTCAGATAATTTCCAGGGCCTAGAGTGGGAAAGGCATGCAGGTAAGGGCTGGTGCCAAGtgaggggacagagagaaggagtgtgtgtgtgtgtgtgtgt
This region of Nycticebus coucang isolate mNycCou1 chromosome 2, mNycCou1.pri, whole genome shotgun sequence genomic DNA includes:
- the ABCA2 gene encoding ATP-binding cassette sub-family A member 2 isoform X1, which translates into the protein MGFLHQLQLLLWKNVTLKRRSPWVLAFEIFIPLVLFFILLGLRQKKPTISVKEAFYTAAPLTSAGILPVMQSLCPDGQRDEFGFLQYANSTVTQLLERLDRVVEEGNLFDPARPSLGSELEALRQHLEALSASPSAWGRHLDSPAASSFSLDSVARDRRELWRFLVQNLSLPNSTAQALLAAHVDPPEVYRLLFGPSQALGYESGLSRGQEPWSHLDSHPLFRMEELLLAPALLEQLTCAPGSRELGRILTVPEGQKSALQGYRDAVCSGQAAARARRFSGLAAELRNQLDMAKIAQQLGLDTPNGSQAPPPRSLQALLEDLLNAQKVLQDVDVLSALALLLPQGACTGRVPGAPASSPGGVTNGTWAGTGTGSNVTTEEGSPSIAATASLDTLQGQCSAFVQLWAGLQPILCGNNRTIEPEALRRGNMSSLGFTSKEQRNLGLLVHLMTSNPKILYAPAGSEADRVILKANETFAFVGNVTHYAQVWLNISAEIRSFLEQGRLQQHLHWLQQYVAELRLHPEALNLSLDELPPALRQDNFSLPNGSALLQQLDTIDNAACGWIQFMSKVSVDIFKGFPDEESIVNYTLNQAYQDNVTVFASVIFQTRKDGSLPPHVHYKIRQNSSFTEKTNEIRRAYWRPGPNTGGRFYFLYGFVWIQDMMERAIINTFVGHDVVEPGSYVQMFPYPCYTRDDFLFVIEHMMPLCMVISWVYSVAMTIQHIVAEKEHRLKEVMKTMGLNNAVHWVAWFITGFVQLSISVSALTAILKYGQVLMHSHVLIIWLFLAVYAVATIMFCFLVSVLYSKAKLASACGGIIYFLSYVPYMYVAIREEVAHDKITAFEKCIASLMSTTAFGLGSKYFALYEVAGVGIQWHTFSQSPVEGDDFNLLLAVTMLMVDAIVYGVLTWYIEAVHPGMYGLPRPWYFPLQKSYWLGSGRTEAWEWSWPWARAPRLSIVEEDQACAMESRRLEETRGIEEEPTHLPLVVCVDKLTKVYKDDKKLALNKLSLNLYENQVVSFLGHNGAGKTTTMSILTGLFPPTSGSATIYGHDIRTEMDEIRKNLGMCPQHNVLFDRLTVEEHLWFYSRLKSRAQEEIRKETDKMIEDLELSNKRHSLVQTLSGGMKRKLSVAIAFVGGSRAIILDEPTAGVDPYARRAIWDLILKYKPGRTILLSTHHMDEADLLGDRIAIISHGKLKCCGSPLFLKGAYGDGYRLTLVKRPAEPRGPQEPVLASSPPGRAQLSSCSEPQVSQFIRKHVASCLLVSDTSTELSYILPSEAARKGAFERLFQHLEHSLDALHLSSFGLMDTTLEEVFLKVSEEDQSLENSEADVKESGKDVLPGVEGPASGEAHVGNLAQCSELAQSQASLQSASSVGSARGDEGAGYTDVYSDYRPLFDNPQDPDNVSLQEAEAEVLSQVGQGSCRLEGWWLTARQFHGLLVKRFHCARRNSKALFSQILLPAFFVCVAMTVALSVPEIGDLPPLVLSPSQYHNYTQPRGNFIPYANEERREDRLWLSPDASPQQLVSTFRLPSGVGATCVLKSPANGSLGPTLNLSSGESRLLAARFFDSMCLESFTQGLPLSNFVPPPPSPAPSDSPVSPDEDTLQAWNNSLPPTSGPELWTSAPLLPRLVREPVRCTCSAQGTGFSCPSSVGGHPPQMRVVTGDILTDVTGHNVSEYLLFTSDRFRLHRYGAITFGNVQKSIPASFGARAPPMVRKIAVRRAAQVFYNNKGYHSMPTYLNSLNNAILRANLPKSKGNPAAYGITVTNHPMNKTSASLSLDYLLQGTDVVIAIFIIVAMSFVPASFVVFLVAEKSTKAKHLQFVSGCNPVIYWLANYVWDMLNYLVPATCCVIILFVFDLPAYTSPTNFPAVLSLFLLYGWSITPIMYPASFWFEVPSSAYVFLIVINLFIGITATVATFLLQLFEHDKDLKVVNSYLKSCFLVFPNYNLGHGLMEMAYNEYINEYHAKIGQFDKMKSPFEWDIVTRGLVAMTVEGFVGFLLTIMCQYNFLRQPQRMPVSTKPVEDDVDVANERQRVLRGDADNDMVKIENLTKVYKSRKIGRILAVDRLCLGVRPGECFGLLGVNGAGKTSTFKMLTGDESTTGGEAFVNGHSVLKELLQVQQSLGYCPQFDALFDELTAREHLQLYTRLRGIPWKDEARVVKWALEKLELTKYADKPAGTYSGGNKRKLSTAIALIGYPAFIFLDEPTTGMDPKARRFLWNLILDLIKTGRSVVLTSHSMEECEALCTRLAIMVNGRLRCLGSIQHLKNRFGDGYMITVRTKSSQNVKDVVRFFNRNFPEAVLKERHHTKVQYQLKSEHISLAQVFSKMEQVTGVLGIEDYSVSQTTLDNVFVNFAKKQSDNLEQQETEPPSALQSPLSHLLSLLRPHPTPTELRALVADEPEDLDTEDEGLISFEEERAQLSFNTDTLC